The window AAGATTCACGCGAACTCAAAGCATTGATTTCTTCAACCAAGGATATCGCATTAAAGATTATCGAACTTTCTCCCAATATCCCTTCTGAAGCTGCTTTTGCTATCAAAAATATTGACAGCAATCAATTTTTAGTTAACTTTATCGCAAGCAATCTGAATATTTCAATAGCTGAAAAACAGGTTTTACTTGAAAAAAACAACCTCATTGACAGAGCGACTTTAGTACTTGAGCATTTGACCAAAGAGATGCAGATGCTTGAGCTCAAAGACAAGATACAATCCAAAGTAAAATTTGATATTGACAAACAACAACGCGAATATTTCCTTCAACAACAAATTAGAGCCATACACGAAGAATTAGGTAGTGATTCTCCCGATAAAGAAGTGGAAAGCCTACGCGCAAAAGGCAAAAAGAAAAAATGGTCTAAAGAGACAAAAGATGCCTTCGATAAAGAATTGGAAAAACTACTTCGAATCAACCCTGCTGCACCGGATTATTCTGTTTCGCTCAATTATGTTCAACTCATGCTGGATTTGCCCTGGGACGAATGCAGTGAAGACAAATTTAACTTAAAGTCTGCACGGGAACAGTTGGACAAAGACCACTTTGGTTTAGAAAAAGTTAAAAAAAGAATCTTAGAATACTTGGCAGTTCTGAAGCTCAAAGGTGACATGAAAAGCCCAATTCTTTGCCTTGTAGGACCTCCCGGTGTGGGAAAAACTTCCTTAGGCAAAAGCATAGCCAAAGCCATTGGCAGGAAATATGTTCGTATGTCATTGGGCGGTTTACACGATGAATCAGAAATCAGAGGGCACCGCAAAACATACATAGGTGCAATGCCGGGACGAGTGATTCAAAACATTAAAAAAGCTAAAACATCTAACCCTGTTTTTGTACTTGACGAAATTGACAAAGTGGGAAGAGATTTCAAAGGCGACCCATCATCTGCTTTGCTTGAGGTATTAGACCCCGAACAAAACAACGCCTTCCATGATAATTATCTTGAACTTGACTATGATTTATCCAAAGTTATGTTTATTGCCACCGCAAACTCACTTGACACCATTCAATCAGCCTTGTTGGACAGGATGGAAATCATTGAAATCAATGGGTATACAGTAGAAGAAAAAATTGAAATTGCAAAAAAATACCTCATTCCTAAACAACGCAAACTACATGGATTAAAAGCCACAGAACTCAAGGTTTCAGAGAAAGTGCTTGAAAAATTGACAGAAGAATACACACGCGAATCCGGTGTGCGAGGTTTGGACAAAAAAATTGCTTCTTTAGCCCGTCATAATGCTAAAAGTATTGCTATGGAAGAAACATACAATCCCAATGTTACGTCAGAAGACCTTGAAAAAATTCTGGGTACAGAAAAACTTGAAAAAGAAAATTACGAAAACAATGATATTGCAGGATTGGCAACCGGTTTGGCTTGGTCTCCGGTAGGTGGCTCGATTTTATTTGTTGAAACTGCATTAGCGCGTGGAACCGGCAAAATCACGCTCACCGGACAATTGGGTGATGTCATGAAAGAATCCGCAACAACCGCCTTAACCTACTTGAAATCAAATAGCGATTTACTAGAAATTGACTATCGCACATTCTCTTATTGGGATATTCATATACATTTCCCTGCCGGGGCAATTCCTAAAGATGGACCCAGCGCTGGTATTACTATTTTGACTGCATTAGCTTCGTTATTTACCCAAAGAAAAGTTAAATCTCATCTTGCTATGACAGGCGAAATTACCTTGCGTGGGGCTGTACTGCCTGTAGGTGGAATCAAAGAGAAAATATTAGCAGCCAAACGCGCAGGAATCAAAGAAATCATTATGTGTAAGAGCAATCAGAAAGATGTTGAGGATATTCCTGCGAGCTATTTGGAGGGTTTGAAATTCAATTATGTCAAAACAATGAAGGACGTCTTAGAATTAGGTTTAACAAAGGATAAAGTAAAAAATGCCAGAAATCTATTTGCCCCTGTTCAAGAAGCTCTTGACAAAGAGAAACAACAGAAACAAGTTTTGGTGAATTAATTTCAAAATACAATCTGTATTTGCATGAACTAAGTTAAGCTAATAATCCCTAAGTTTGGCCTGTGATTCAACACAAATCCTTTTTGAAGAAATTTCTTTTAATCACATTCCTCTTTGCAGGCTCGCAAGTACATGCACAATTAGCCGGCAATTCAGTTTTCCCATTTCTTAAACTTGACCCAAGTGCCCATGCGACAGGGATGGGAGGCACTATTATCTCGATTCCCAATGCCGACTTATCTACCGCTTTGACAAATCCTTCCGTGCTTAACCATCAACATGACAATAATATATCGTTAAACTACAATAATTATTTCTCGGATATTAATTACGGACACTTCTCTTATGCAAAAAAGTTGAATTCCACAGACAAAGCTTGGACCTTTGCAGGACAAGTTCTTTATTTGAATTACGGAAAATTTGACGGATATGACTATACCGGAGAAAGTACCGGCAGTTTCAAAGCCAATGATTTGATGTTTGGACTGAGTGCTGCCAAGCCACTGAATGATAAATTCAGTGTGGGAAGTACATTCAAAGTTATTTATTCCACCTTGGAAACCTATACCGGCACCGGTATAGCATTTGACTTAGGTGGATTTTATAATGATACTGCCAACGGATATTCCATGGGAATTGTAATGCGGAATCTCGGGTATCAGCTACTTTCATATAGAGGGACTGAGCGTGCATCACTACCATTTGATTTTAATTTTGCTACTACATTCAAACCCAAACATGCTCCGTTTAGGGTGAGTGTTTTGCTGCATGATTTGCAAAAGTTTGATTTAACTTATGATTATACTGACCCTTTCAACCGTAAAATAGATGAAAATAATCAAGTTGTAAACCACAAACCTTCATTGGCAGATAAGATAATCAGGCATATTACAGTTGGAGGAGAAATCCTGCTTAGCGAGAATTTTAACATTCGCTTTGGCTATAATCATCAACGAAGACAAGAATTAGGAACCGAAGTAAAAAAAGGTGTTGCAGGTTTTTCATGGGGCTTCGCTTTTAAAATTAAAAAAATAAGATTTGAATATGGTAGTGCCGGATATTTCCCGGGATACAATTCCAACCTTTTCTCTGTCATCCTTGACCTCAACGAATTTTATCATTAAAAAATGGCAAGGACACACAAGAAAATAAACATCGCGATTGATGGTTGGTCTGCATGTGGCAAAGGAACTATGGCAAAAAGCCTTGCAAAACATTTTAACTATCTCTTTATTGATACAGGCGCAATGTATCGCGCATTTACATTGAACGCTCTTCAAAACAATATTTCATCAGATAACAACATAGCGATTGATGAACTCATTCGCAATTCTACCATTACATTTAAACAAAACCCAAAGACTCTTGATTTTGAAATTTATCTCAATGGAAATAATGTTGAATCCCTTATTAGAAGCCAAGAAATCAACAAGCATGTCAGCCGTTATAGCGAATTGTCTTCTGTGCGTAAATTTTTGGTCAAACAGCAACAACAAATTGCCATAGACAAGGGTGTGGTAATGGATGGGCGTGATATAGGAACTGTTGTTCTGCCGGATGCGGAGCTGAAAATATTTATGACCGCTTCACCCGAAATAAGAGCACAAAGAAGGTTTTTGGAGCTCAAAGAAAAACACAGTGATATTACCCTTGAAGAAATAGCGAAAAGCCTGCGAGAGCGCGACCATATTGACTCTACAAGAGAAGACAGTCCATTAAAACAAGCAAAGGATGCACGTGTGCTGGACAATAGCAACCTGACTCGCGATGAGCAACTGCAAATCGCATTGGAGTGGGCAAATGAAGCATTGGCAAAGTCATCTTGGTTGCCTTAGAATAATTGCGCCAATACCCTGAGGCATTGGCGCAAACAATACAAGCAATAAGTTTGAAATTAAATTATTCTTCTTCCAAAAAAGGATATTTATAATCTATTGGAGGCGTAAATGTTTCTTTAATGGTTCTTTGTGAAGTCCATCTTAGCAAATTAACCTTAGCACCTGCTTTGTCATTTGTTCCTGATGCTCTTGCGCCACCAAATGGCTGTTGCCCCACAACAGCTCCGGTTGGTTTGTCATTTATATAAAAATTACCCGCAGCATGTCTCAATTTGGTCGTTGCTAATTCAAGCGCGTATCGATCTTGTCCCATAATACTACCCGTCAATGCATAAGGTGAAGTATTATCCACTAGTTCAAGCGTTTCTTCAAACTTGTTTGCATCATAAACATATATAGTCAAAACAGGTCCAAAAATTTCCTCGCACATGGTGACATACTTTGGATTTTTGGCTAAAAGAACGGTAGGGTCTATAAAGTAACCTTTGCTTTTATCATGATTACCTCCAAAAACTAGTTCAACATCAGAAGAAGACTTAGCATTGTCTATATAATTTGCAATCTTATTAAAAGCCTTTTCGTCAATCACAGCATTAATAAAATTGCTAAAATCTTCAACCGGACCCACCTTCATTGATTTAAGTTGTGATACCAACTCAGTTTTAACTTCACTCCAAATGTTAGAGGGAATATATGCACGTGAAGCAGCAGAGCATTTTTGACCTTGAAATTCAAATGCGCCTCTTGCCAGGGCAGTAGCCACTTCTTTTGCTTTTGCAGAAGAGTGTGCTATTACAAAGTCTTTGCCACCGGTCTCTCCAACTATTCTTGGATAAGATTTGTATTTTGAAATATTATCTCCGATTTGCTTCCAAACAGACTGAAACACACCGGTAGAACCCGTAAAATGAATACCGGCAAAGTCAGGATGACTGAAAATCACATCCCCTGCAGATGGTCCATCAACGAAAATCAAGTTAATAACACCATCAGGGAGTCCGGCTTCGCGGAAAATTTCCATCAGTACTTGTGCGGAATAAATTTGTGAATTTGCAGGTTTCCAAACTGTCACATTACCCATCAATGCTGGGCTTGTTGGCAAATTACCTGCAATAGACGTAAAATTAAAAGGTGTTAATGCAAACACAAATCCTTCCAGAGGTCTATATTCCAATCGATTCCATATACCCTTGCTGTTTACAGGTGGTTGTTCACTGTATATTTCAGTCATATACTGTATGTTGAATCTCAAGAAGTCAGCAAATTCACACACTGCATCAATTTCAGCTTGAAAAGGGTTCTTGGATTGTGCTAACATCGTTGCAGCATTCAATTTTGCCCTATATGGACCGCTGATAAGTTCGGCTGCTTTCAGAAAAATAGCAGAGCGTTGCTCCCATGCCATTGCTTCCCACTTTGGTTTGGCAGCCAATGCAGCATTGATAGCTTGTTCTACATGAGATTTATCTCCCGAATGGAAAACTCCTATTTTGTGATGCAAATCATGTGGAGGAAAAATGTCTTTGGTTTTGCCGGTTCTAATTTCTTTACCTCCTATAAACATAGGAATATCAATAACCTGATTTCTCAATTCGGCTATTGCAGCTTTCAATTCTTTTCTTTCTTTAGACCCCGGTGCATAGTTGAGCACGGGTTCATTTTGAGGTGTAGGTACTTTAAAAAATCCGTTCATTTCTTTAATATTATTATCTGTTAAAAATCAATCAATTACTTTCCTTTAAAATTGGCTTTACGTTTTTCGACAAAGGCAGCCATTCCTTCCTTTTGATCTTCGGTAGCAAATAGCATATAGAAATTTTTGCGTTCAAAAAATAACGCTTCCTGCAAAGGCATTTCAAATGCTTTTAAAACACTTTCCTTAGCCATCTGTACTGCAATCGGTGACTTTTCAGCAATCTTTGCTGCTAATTTCAAAGCCTCATCAAGATACACTTCCACCGGCACTATTTTGTTTACTAATCCGTATTTCAATGCTTCGTCAGCAGAAATAAAAGTTCCTGTAAGTACTAATTCCATTGCCTTAGCTTTACCTATTGCTCTTGTAAGCCTTTGAGTTCCGCCTGCACCCGGCATCACGCCTATATTAATTTCAGGCTGACCAAATTGAGCGGTTTCTGACGCAATAATCATGTCGCAAACCATGGCAAGTTCGTTTCCGCCTCCGAGACAGAACCCACTGACAGCAGCTATAATTGGCTTCTTTGTTTTTCGGATAGTATCCCAAGTAGTAAACTGGTCTATTTTCAGCATATCAACTGCACCCCTGCCCGCCATTTGTTTAATGTCAGCACCGGCAGCAAATGCACGCTCATTTCCCGTAATAACAATAACCCTTGTATCTTCATCTTCGTCCAAGTCCAAGAGTGCATTTTTTATCTCCTGCATAAGTTGAAGATTGAGCGCATTCAACTCTTTTGGACGGTTCAGTCTAATGAGGGCAATATAAGGTCGGATGTTCTTTTCTACTTGTATAAACTCCATGTTTCTGCGTTAAAAAAAGGACTGCAAAGCTAAGAAAAAATAGGGACAAAAAGGACAACAAACTCACTGATTGACCGCATGAATAGAATAAATTGCAATCTATTTACAAGATACAATGAATACCAATTAGACGGAGTTTTCATTGAGAAACAAACCCAATCTGAACACAAATAATAAGATTGCCGTGTAGCGCAAGTAGCTACGCTCAGATATTTAACAAAAAATAAATGATTAGATATCCAACAGGGCAACTGCGGGATTGCTTCCATTGAGCAACATTTCAGGGTTTTCCAATAATGTTTTAACCATGTAGAGGAAGCTGACAGACTCACGCCCATCAATCACTCTGTGATCATAGGAAAGGGCAATATACATAATGGGGCGAATTTCAATTTTGCCATTCTCTACCCAAGGTCTTTCAACAATATTATGCATTCCCAAAATGGCGGATTGCGGAGGGTTAATAATCGGTGTGGACATCATTGAGCCGAAAACCCCACCATTGGTGATTGTGAAAGTACCTCCGGTCATTTCTTCTATTGAAAGTTTATTATCACGTGCTTTGACAGCCAGTCTTTTTACCTCGCTTTCTATTTCGGCAAGTGTTAATGTTTCTGCATTTCTGATAACGGGCACAACCAATCCGCGAGGACCCGAAACTGCAATAGAAATATCATAAAAATCATTCAAAACAATTTCATCTCCATCTATAAATGAATTGACCGCAGGCCATTTTTGGAGTGCTAATACACAAGCGCGGGTAAAAAATGACATGAAGCCCAAGTTGACATTGTGCTTTTCTTTGAATGCATCTTTATATTTTGCTCTCAAATCCATGATAGGCTTCATGTTTACCTCATTGAAAGTGGTTAGCATCGCGGTTTCATTCTTAGCCATCACCAGACGTTTTGCAATGGTTTTGCGCAGATTGGACATTTTTTCTCTTTTCGCGTCTCTGCCACCGTCTCCTTTTAAATAGCCTGCACCCTTTGCACTTCCTCCACCATGTTCAACAGCAGCCTGCAACACATCCATTTTGGTAATTCTTCCATTGAGTCCACTGCCTTTTACTTGTGATGCATTTAACCCATATTCTTTTAAAAGTTGTTCGGCTAAAGGACTTGCAGAATAGATTGCTTTTGCAACCGGTTGTTCTTGTTTGGGTGCAGATTTGCTTTGGGTTGTCAAATCTTTTGCAGGAGTCTCAACAGTTGTTTTTACAGCTTCCGGCTTGATGACTGCCGCTTTCACTTCGGTATTTACTGCTTTTTCAGGAGCTTTTGCAGTGGTATCAATCTTCGCCACCACATCGCCCACTTTAACGGTATCACCTTCCGCTGCAGTAAATTTTTCGATTATACCTGCTTTTTCAGCATTAATTTCGAGCGTAGCTTTTTCGGATTCAACCTCAATGATAGGCTGATCTAATTCAACGTAATCGCCTACATTTACAAGTAGTTTTGATATGGTTACTTCACTGATTGACTCTCCTGGCGAAGGAACTTTTATTTCTAATGACATTTTTATTTTGACTAATTAAAGTATTTGAAAGTTACCGTGCAAAATTAGGGATAATTTGTGTATCGAGTAATTAAGTTTGAAAGGTTTGCAATCAGAAGATTCTTCTTAATTTTCAGGCGTGAAAACGGACTTGTCTGAATTTGAGAAATTAAACATCAGTGCGCTGGGCAATTACAGCACTTCACGACTTAGCTTATTACAAAAAGAAATTGGAATCATTACAATAGGCGACCTGTTAAATCACACTCCCATTCGCTATTTGAACAAAACCTCCCATGTGAATATCGCTGATTTGCAACCAGGTTCGGAACAAGTACAGGTTCGCGGCAGAATTGAATCTGTAGAAGTGTTAGGTACTAAAAATGCACAGAGGTTGAAAGCTGTTTTCTGTGATGCCACCGGTTGTATGGAACTTGTCTGGTTTCGTTCCATTCCTTGGGTAAAGAAATCCTTGACTATAGGTCAAGTTTACACCGCTTTTGGCAGAGTAACTGAATTCAAGACTGTACTGTCAATGTCGCACCCCGAACTACAAGTCTATGATCCCAATAAAAAAGAGGAATCTAAAGGATTTATTCCAATATACCCTCTCACCGAAAAGTTAAAAGCGTCCAAGATTGACTCAAAATTTATTTCAGAGCTGAGCAAAACAGCAATCAACCATGTAAATTTCGATATGCCGGAATTTATTCCAAAGAAAATTATTGAAAAAATGGAACTTCCTTCTCGTGCAGATGCCTATAAATCTCTTCATTTTCCTGTCACATTGGAACTTGCACAGAAAGCGTTTGATCGCTTTAAATTTGAGGAAATTTTCCTATTTCAGTTGCGAAGCGAAAGAACCCGACTCACCAGAATAAAAAGTTCTGTTGGTCCCAATATTATTAAACCGGGTTATTTTTTCAATGAGTTCTACAACAAACACCTTCCTTTTTCCTTGACAGATGCACAAAAGCGCGTTATTAAAGAAATTTGGACAGATATGAAAAGCGGTGCACAGATGAACCGCCTTTTGCAGGGAGATGTGGGCAGCGGTAAAACCATAGTGGCATTTATCTCCATGTTACTTGCTATTGACAACGGTTTTCAGGCTTGTATGCTAGCACCTACAGAAATCCTATGCCAGCAACATTATGAATCACTCCAAGAATGGGCTATTCCGCTCGGGCTTAAGGTTGCACTGCTAACAGGTTCCACACCTAACAAAGAACGCGAAGATATGTTGCAAGACCTTGCCGAAGGAAAATTGTCTCTCATAACAGGAACACATGCTATATTAGAAGACAGGGTAGTTTTTAATAAACTCGGTTTGGTTGTCATTGATGAACAACACCGATTTGGAGTAGCTCAAAGATCGAAACTTTGGCTCAAGTCAAATCCTTCGCCACATATTCTTGTAATGACCGCCACTCCTATTCCTCGAACACTTGCCATGACTGCTCACGGAGAGTCCGACCACAGCATTTTGGACGAACTTCCGGCCGGTCGCAAACCCATAGTGACAGTGCACAAAGAAGAAAAAGACAGATTGGGTATTATGTCCTTTATCAAAAATGAAATTGAGAAAGGAAGACAAATTTACTTCGTTTTTCCATTGATAAATGAAAGTCAGGCATTAGACCTCAAAAACCTCATGGAAGGATATGATATGGTGGAGAGCTATTTCCCCACACCTCAATACAGGATTGCAATAGTACACGGTCAGATGCGACCTGAAGAAAAAGAGAAAGAGATGCAACGTTTTAAAGACGGGATTGCACATATCATGGTTGCCACCACCGTGATTGAAGTTGGGGTTAATGTTCCTAATGCCAGTGTTATGATAATTGAAAATGCAGACAGATTTGGATTATCGCAACTTCACCAACTACGAGGGCGCGTAGGGCGTGGAGCAGAACAGAGTTATTGCATTTTAATGACTGAAAATGAACTTGGCAAAACAGCCAATGAACGCATGAACGCCATGGTGCGTCACAACGATGGGTTTGAGATTGCCAAAATTGACTTGAAACAAAGAGGACCGGGAGATTTGCTTGGCACCAAACAAAGTGGTCTGCCGGACTTTAAGTTTTTAGACCTGGCAAAAGACGATTATTTTATATTTCTTGGAAAACAAGCGGCTGCTTATGTTTTGCGCGAAGATTCCACACTGGGCAAGCCTGAGAATGCAATGCTTAAAAGCTATTTACTTTCACATAGCAAAGACAATTTTTGGAGTAAAATATCTTAAGTCGTATCGTTTTAAAAATCTCGAGAACATCATCCTCGCTTGTCATTCGCTTCATTTGTCATAAATCCACCGGCTTCCAATCTTTGTTTCCAATACTCATAAAGAGATGGTCTATTTCCACTTGCATCTGCAATCCGTATCAAGATTTCCAACGCTATGGCGTTATCAGGATTGAGTTTTAACGTCCTAAGTGCAGTTTGATTTGCATTTTTAATATCACCTGTCAGATAGTAAAGCTTGGATTGTAACCCCATCGCAATATCATCTCGCGCATCGAGTTTGAACAAAGCAGTCAAATCTGATTGTGCTTTTCCATAATGTTTCAAGTCAATCTCAAGTGATATCAGCGCATCCATAAAGGGTGAAAAATGTGGTTTAATTTTTACAGCTTCTTTCATCCATTCCAATGCAAGAAGTTTGTTATTTATATTTTCAAAAGACTTTGCAATTCGATAAAAAGTCCATGCATCCGAGACAGAGTCTCGATTAATCTTGCCGGCAAGTGCAGGTATTTGAACAAACTCGTTAGCAGTATAATGAAAATAGATTTTGAGAATGATAGCATACTGCGAATTTCCAAGTTGGTTATAGAGTGTTTTTGCCTTTTGCAGATAGAAAGGATTGTGTTCAAATTTTTCATAATAAGACACATATCCTGCAAAAGTGCTTGTCACATCTGCTTGCTTAATATTGACAGAGCGCAAACCCAACAATTTCCCTTGCCCATGTGTGCTCTTGCGGTCATAATTTTTTCTAATAAAATGGTCATGCACAGTAACATGAGGAATATCAACGGCTCCGCTTCTGGGCATGTGACAGGAAACACAGTTATTGTTTTGCAATTTTATTTTGTTCTTATCTTCAGAACATACGGTTTTGGGAGTTGTATGACAGCTTTGACAAGTTTGATTAAAGTGTGCATCCGTCATTGAACGTACGCTTACATGCGGGTCGTGACAGGTGATACAAGTGAAACTCATATTAGAATTAAAGTTTTCTTCGTTGCCTTTATTGCTTTGAATAAAACACTGACTCATTTGCAAACGCTCGGAATGAGCCCCCATACGAAATTCCTCATCTTCACTGTATTCCGGCATAAACACCGTAAAAATTGAACTCAGTGGCATACCTGGTCTGAAATCATAAAAAGTTTTTCCGGGTTTGAGCACATTATCTCCCTGCAAATGACATCTTTGACAAACATCGGTCTGTAACTTATAAGGAAGTTTGCGTGGATTGACAATAGAAGAGTCAAACTGATAGGGGTCTTGAACAAATCTGCTTGTCAGCCTGCGAGCAACATGCAATTCCCCCGGACCATGACATCGTTCACAATTAATACCTTCGGGAATTTCAAAATATCGATTATCTGATAGCTGGTCGGGTGTTGGGTACGCATTGTGACAGGTCATGCACTCGGATTCGATTCTTCTTTCAAAACGAGGATTATTACCTCTGAATCCCGGTGGCAAATCCCACATTCCGCTTTGGGTGTAAAATGTCATGGGTGCCTGAAAAAGAAATCCGTTTCTAATAATCATGTGTGAGTTGGTATGATGTCCGGACCCGATGATATAATCAATCTTTTCTTTGCGCTGATAGACAGTATCGTCATTCAACAGTCTGAATTCTTTGATAAAGAAAATATCCCCTTCCCAAAATGAGGTATAGTGCAAATCTTTGAGTGTATCATACACGTGACCATCACCATGTCCAAAACTTGCACTCTTTTGTTTTGTTGCTTTCCCAAAAGACATTCCCATTTCGGTATGAGAAAATTGTTCAAACTTGTCTTCATGACATTGTCTGCAAACCTGGCTGCCAACATATTTTACAGAGTCATGTGTATTCAGATATGGACTTTCAAAGTTTGCGGCATTTGATTTATCGTGCGACTTAATACTCCCTGTGCATTGTGTAAGCACAAAGAATGAAGCAATAATAACGCATAGTACCAAAAATTGAGCTTTGTTATTTGCGAACATGAGTAACCACTGCAATGTTAATACAATCTATTAAACTTTATAGACACAGTGATGTTGTTACCTTATGTGTTTGCGATATTTTTTGAACAATAAAATACAT is drawn from Bacteroidota bacterium and contains these coding sequences:
- the pruA gene encoding L-glutamate gamma-semialdehyde dehydrogenase, which produces MNGFFKVPTPQNEPVLNYAPGSKERKELKAAIAELRNQVIDIPMFIGGKEIRTGKTKDIFPPHDLHHKIGVFHSGDKSHVEQAINAALAAKPKWEAMAWEQRSAIFLKAAELISGPYRAKLNAATMLAQSKNPFQAEIDAVCEFADFLRFNIQYMTEIYSEQPPVNSKGIWNRLEYRPLEGFVFALTPFNFTSIAGNLPTSPALMGNVTVWKPANSQIYSAQVLMEIFREAGLPDGVINLIFVDGPSAGDVIFSHPDFAGIHFTGSTGVFQSVWKQIGDNISKYKSYPRIVGETGGKDFVIAHSSAKAKEVATALARGAFEFQGQKCSAASRAYIPSNIWSEVKTELVSQLKSMKVGPVEDFSNFINAVIDEKAFNKIANYIDNAKSSSDVELVFGGNHDKSKGYFIDPTVLLAKNPKYVTMCEEIFGPVLTIYVYDANKFEETLELVDNTSPYALTGSIMGQDRYALELATTKLRHAAGNFYINDKPTGAVVGQQPFGGARASGTNDKAGAKVNLLRWTSQRTIKETFTPPIDYKYPFLEEE
- a CDS encoding enoyl-CoA hydratase-related protein, which translates into the protein MEFIQVEKNIRPYIALIRLNRPKELNALNLQLMQEIKNALLDLDEDEDTRVIVITGNERAFAAGADIKQMAGRGAVDMLKIDQFTTWDTIRKTKKPIIAAVSGFCLGGGNELAMVCDMIIASETAQFGQPEINIGVMPGAGGTQRLTRAIGKAKAMELVLTGTFISADEALKYGLVNKIVPVEVYLDEALKLAAKIAEKSPIAVQMAKESVLKAFEMPLQEALFFERKNFYMLFATEDQKEGMAAFVEKRKANFKGK
- the cmk gene encoding (d)CMP kinase; translated protein: MARTHKKINIAIDGWSACGKGTMAKSLAKHFNYLFIDTGAMYRAFTLNALQNNISSDNNIAIDELIRNSTITFKQNPKTLDFEIYLNGNNVESLIRSQEINKHVSRYSELSSVRKFLVKQQQQIAIDKGVVMDGRDIGTVVLPDAELKIFMTASPEIRAQRRFLELKEKHSDITLEEIAKSLRERDHIDSTREDSPLKQAKDARVLDNSNLTRDEQLQIALEWANEALAKSSWLP
- the lon gene encoding endopeptidase La translates to MKHMFDENPISFITEESENQEFLPLLSQQEEDEMNKQPIPDTLPILPIRNTILFPGVIFPITVGRDKSIKLIKDANRGSKIIGVCGQINPNQEDPEISQLYNIGTVAQIMRVLRMPDGNTTVIIQGKRRFTITEEIKSEPYLVAKVQAIEGEIVKDSRELKALISSTKDIALKIIELSPNIPSEAAFAIKNIDSNQFLVNFIASNLNISIAEKQVLLEKNNLIDRATLVLEHLTKEMQMLELKDKIQSKVKFDIDKQQREYFLQQQIRAIHEELGSDSPDKEVESLRAKGKKKKWSKETKDAFDKELEKLLRINPAAPDYSVSLNYVQLMLDLPWDECSEDKFNLKSAREQLDKDHFGLEKVKKRILEYLAVLKLKGDMKSPILCLVGPPGVGKTSLGKSIAKAIGRKYVRMSLGGLHDESEIRGHRKTYIGAMPGRVIQNIKKAKTSNPVFVLDEIDKVGRDFKGDPSSALLEVLDPEQNNAFHDNYLELDYDLSKVMFIATANSLDTIQSALLDRMEIIEINGYTVEEKIEIAKKYLIPKQRKLHGLKATELKVSEKVLEKLTEEYTRESGVRGLDKKIASLARHNAKSIAMEETYNPNVTSEDLEKILGTEKLEKENYENNDIAGLATGLAWSPVGGSILFVETALARGTGKITLTGQLGDVMKESATTALTYLKSNSDLLEIDYRTFSYWDIHIHFPAGAIPKDGPSAGITILTALASLFTQRKVKSHLAMTGEITLRGAVLPVGGIKEKILAAKRAGIKEIIMCKSNQKDVEDIPASYLEGLKFNYVKTMKDVLELGLTKDKVKNARNLFAPVQEALDKEKQQKQVLVN
- the porQ gene encoding type IX secretion system protein PorQ, which produces MKKFLLITFLFAGSQVHAQLAGNSVFPFLKLDPSAHATGMGGTIISIPNADLSTALTNPSVLNHQHDNNISLNYNNYFSDINYGHFSYAKKLNSTDKAWTFAGQVLYLNYGKFDGYDYTGESTGSFKANDLMFGLSAAKPLNDKFSVGSTFKVIYSTLETYTGTGIAFDLGGFYNDTANGYSMGIVMRNLGYQLLSYRGTERASLPFDFNFATTFKPKHAPFRVSVLLHDLQKFDLTYDYTDPFNRKIDENNQVVNHKPSLADKIIRHITVGGEILLSENFNIRFGYNHQRRQELGTEVKKGVAGFSWGFAFKIKKIRFEYGSAGYFPGYNSNLFSVILDLNEFYH
- the odhB gene encoding 2-oxoglutarate dehydrogenase complex dihydrolipoyllysine-residue succinyltransferase, which gives rise to MSLEIKVPSPGESISEVTISKLLVNVGDYVELDQPIIEVESEKATLEINAEKAGIIEKFTAAEGDTVKVGDVVAKIDTTAKAPEKAVNTEVKAAVIKPEAVKTTVETPAKDLTTQSKSAPKQEQPVAKAIYSASPLAEQLLKEYGLNASQVKGSGLNGRITKMDVLQAAVEHGGGSAKGAGYLKGDGGRDAKREKMSNLRKTIAKRLVMAKNETAMLTTFNEVNMKPIMDLRAKYKDAFKEKHNVNLGFMSFFTRACVLALQKWPAVNSFIDGDEIVLNDFYDISIAVSGPRGLVVPVIRNAETLTLAEIESEVKRLAVKARDNKLSIEEMTGGTFTITNGGVFGSMMSTPIINPPQSAILGMHNIVERPWVENGKIEIRPIMYIALSYDHRVIDGRESVSFLYMVKTLLENPEMLLNGSNPAVALLDI
- the recG gene encoding ATP-dependent DNA helicase RecG, producing MKTDLSEFEKLNISALGNYSTSRLSLLQKEIGIITIGDLLNHTPIRYLNKTSHVNIADLQPGSEQVQVRGRIESVEVLGTKNAQRLKAVFCDATGCMELVWFRSIPWVKKSLTIGQVYTAFGRVTEFKTVLSMSHPELQVYDPNKKEESKGFIPIYPLTEKLKASKIDSKFISELSKTAINHVNFDMPEFIPKKIIEKMELPSRADAYKSLHFPVTLELAQKAFDRFKFEEIFLFQLRSERTRLTRIKSSVGPNIIKPGYFFNEFYNKHLPFSLTDAQKRVIKEIWTDMKSGAQMNRLLQGDVGSGKTIVAFISMLLAIDNGFQACMLAPTEILCQQHYESLQEWAIPLGLKVALLTGSTPNKEREDMLQDLAEGKLSLITGTHAILEDRVVFNKLGLVVIDEQHRFGVAQRSKLWLKSNPSPHILVMTATPIPRTLAMTAHGESDHSILDELPAGRKPIVTVHKEEKDRLGIMSFIKNEIEKGRQIYFVFPLINESQALDLKNLMEGYDMVESYFPTPQYRIAIVHGQMRPEEKEKEMQRFKDGIAHIMVATTVIEVGVNVPNASVMIIENADRFGLSQLHQLRGRVGRGAEQSYCILMTENELGKTANERMNAMVRHNDGFEIAKIDLKQRGPGDLLGTKQSGLPDFKFLDLAKDDYFIFLGKQAAAYVLREDSTLGKPENAMLKSYLLSHSKDNFWSKIS